The following is a genomic window from Sulfuricurvum sp. IAE1.
AAATCGTGATTAGCCGGAAGCAACCGGATAACGGGGCCTGATGGAGCATTTGGCCCAGATCCTGCTGCTGCTGGCGGTGGCCATATCCGTGGTGGTCTCCTTCCAGCGCCTGCGTGTGCCCACCAGCCTGGGCTATCTGCTGGTGGGCGTCATTTTGGGTCCGCATACCATGGGCCCCACCGTCTCGGTTCCCGAGTTCGCGACATTGGCCGAATTCGGGGTGGTCTTTCTGCTTTTCACCATCGGGCTGAACTTCTCCCTGCCGACCATCCGGTCCATGAGGCATCAGATCCTGGGCCTGGGGACCGGGCAGGTCCTGCTCACCACCTGCCTGGTCGGGGCCATCGCCTGGCTGGCCGGCCTGCCGGCCGTAGCCGCCTTCATCTTTGGCGCCGCCTTTGCCCAGTCCTCGACCAGCATAATCGCCAGCCTGCTGGCCGAACAGGGCGAGGAAAACACCCGGCACGGCAGATTGGGCCTGGCCCTGTCCGTCTTTCAGGACGTGACCGCCGTGCCCTTCCTGGTGGTGATCCCGGCCCTGGGGGCATCCCTGGCCCCCGGCAGCCTGGCCGGAACCCTGGGGCTGGCGCTGGCCAAGGCGGTGACAGCCTTCGGCTTGGTGTTCTTTGCCGGGCGCTGGCTGCTGCGGCCCCTGTTCCACCTGGTAACCCGGCATCGGTCGTTGGAGATACTCACCCTGGCGGTGCTGCTGGTAGTCCTGCTAGCGGCCTGGATAACCAACAGCCTGGGGCTGTCCCTGGCCTTCGGCAGTTTCCTGGCCGGAATGATGCTGGGGGAAACCGAGTTCCGGCACCAGGTGGAATCTAGCATCCGTCCCTTCCGCGATGTGCTGATGGGGTTGTTCTTCATTGGCATCGGCATGCGCTTCGATCCGGCGGCCATCCTGCCGATCTGGCATTGGGCGGTACTGGGGGCGCTGCTGATCCTGGCCAGCAAGACATTGTTGGTAACCGCCATGGTGCGGATGATCGGCACCGAGTCCCAGGTGGCCTGGCGCACCGGCCTGCTGTTGGGGGTGGGGGGCGAGTTCGGGCTGGCCCTGGCGGCCATCGCCCTTGACAACGGAATCATCAGCCAGGGGCTGGGGCAGATAGCCATCGCCTCGGTGTTGCTGTCGATGGCGGGGGGGGCGGTCGCCATCCGCTTCAACCGGGGCCTGGCCGTCCGGATGTCCAAGGAAAGACCCCGGGGGGCGGAACCGCCCGAACTGCCGGCGGATTCGGACCGGCAGGTAATCATCGGCGGCTACGGCCGGGTGGGGCATACCATCGCGGTGCTGCTGGATTTCAACCAGGTCCCGTTCGTGGTGTTCGACACCGACCCCCGGCGGGTGGCCCAGGGGATGGCCGACGGCTTTAAGGTGGCCTTTGGTGACATCTCGGACCCGGGCCTGTTGTCGGCCGTGCACGTGGAACGGGCCGCGCTGGTGGTGATTACGGTCGACCGGCCCCAGGCCGCCCTGGCCGCGGTCTCCCACCTCCGGGCCATGTGCCCCCAGGTGCCGGTGGTGGCCCGGGCCAAGGACCTGGAATCCAGCCGGATTTTGCTGAAGGCCGGGGCGGTCCATGCCTATCCCGAG
Proteins encoded in this region:
- a CDS encoding cation:proton antiporter, giving the protein MEHLAQILLLLAVAISVVVSFQRLRVPTSLGYLLVGVILGPHTMGPTVSVPEFATLAEFGVVFLLFTIGLNFSLPTIRSMRHQILGLGTGQVLLTTCLVGAIAWLAGLPAVAAFIFGAAFAQSSTSIIASLLAEQGEENTRHGRLGLALSVFQDVTAVPFLVVIPALGASLAPGSLAGTLGLALAKAVTAFGLVFFAGRWLLRPLFHLVTRHRSLEILTLAVLLVVLLAAWITNSLGLSLAFGSFLAGMMLGETEFRHQVESSIRPFRDVLMGLFFIGIGMRFDPAAILPIWHWAVLGALLILASKTLLVTAMVRMIGTESQVAWRTGLLLGVGGEFGLALAAIALDNGIISQGLGQIAIASVLLSMAGGAVAIRFNRGLAVRMSKERPRGAEPPELPADSDRQVIIGGYGRVGHTIAVLLDFNQVPFVVFDTDPRRVAQGMADGFKVAFGDISDPGLLSAVHVERAALVVITVDRPQAALAAVSHLRAMCPQVPVVARAKDLESSRILLKAGAVHAYPETIEASLRLGAVALQILKVPTQDIDRVLQGVRDWDYRPVLEEGEKKP